GGACGCGGGCGATCGTCAGCGTGTGCGCCGCGGGCGGCCTCGGCCACGTGGCGCTCCTGGAGGCCGTCTAGCGGCGGAGTTCGAAGGTCAGGCCCAGGAGCGCGGTGACGAGGACGAGTGCGTTCGCCTGGTGCAGCGCGGCAAGCGGGATGGGGACGAAGAGGAGCAGCGTCGCAACCCCCAGCACCGCCTGCGCCCACGCGGCCGCGAAGCCGGCGTGCGCCCACGTCCTCGCCGGGGCCGGGGCGCGCCGCGCGCAGGCCCACCAGAGCGCCGTCACACCCCCGAGCAGGACCATCGCGAGGACGCGGTGGTTGAACTGCGCCGTCGTCCTGTCCTCAAACGGACTCAGCCACCAGGGGGACGCCCCGAAGAGGTCCGGGGGAATCCAGCCGTCCCCCATCGTGGGGAACGTGTTGTAGACGAGTCCCGCGTCCAGACCGGCCACGAAGCCGCCCGAGAGCAGCGTGAGCGCGGCGAGCCCGAGTACGACGGTGGACCCCCGGGGGAGGCCGGCGGAGCCGCGGGGGAGGCCGGCGCCCGACGTGGGTTCCAGGCCCCCGTTTTCCGCCGCGGGGCGCAGCAGCGAGAGCGCGGTCCAGAGCGTGAGGGCGTAGACGAGCACCGCAAGCGAGAGATGCGCGGTCAGGCGGTAGGGACTCACGCGGGGGATGTCGACGAGCCCGCTCTGTACCATCCACCAGCCGAGCAGCCCCTGGGCGCCTCCCAGCGCAAGAAGGAGCAGGAGGCGCGGGATGAGAGACGGCGGGATCATCCGGCGGAGAAGGAAGACTGCGAAGGGGATGATGAAGACGAGTCCGATCACGCGCCCGAGAAGCCGGTGCGCGTACTCGAACCAGAAGATGCGCTTGAAGTCGGCCAGCGACATCCCCCGGTTCACGAGCCGGTACTCCGGAGAGTCGCGATAGGCGGCGAACTCGCGCTCCCACCCCTCGGCGCTCAGCGGAGGCACGACGCCGCTCACCGGTTCCCAGTCGACCATTGAGAGGCCCGATCCGGTCAGGCGCGTCACACCTCCCACGACGAGCGTCGCCGCAACGAGGGTGCAGCCGACCAGGAGCCAGGCGGCGATGATCCGCGCGTGGCGTCGCGGCATGCTCTGAACGGAAGGCGATGGCATGAGGGTTCCGGGGTGCGTTTGCGCCGGTTTCGTGACCTGTGCGAACTTCGGTCCCTCCCGGAGTCGCCGGGGCGCGGAAGATAGACGGGGACGGTGGAGAGGCCAAGCGCGATGTCGGACTCCGGACGACGCGGCAGATCACGGATTTCGCTGTTCGCGCTGAAGCGGCTGGCCCCGCGGTTGCGGGCCCACCGGCCGGCTCTCGTCGGCGCCGGGGTCTGCCTCCTCCTGAGCACGGCGATCGGGCTCGCCTTCCCCCTCATCGTCCGCTACCTGATGGACGCCGCCTTCGGCAACGGGGACGCCGCGCTCCTCGGCACGATCGCGCTCGGACTGCTCGGACTCTTCGCGCTCCAGGGCGTGTTCAACTTCGGCGAGACGTACTGGCTGGGGGCGACGGGCGAGCGGGTCGTGACGCAGTTGCGCGACGAACTCTTCTCCAGGCTCGTCGCGCTCCCCCCCGGCTTCCACGCGGGCCGAACGAGCGGCGAACTCACCTCGCGGCTGGCCTCCGACTGCTCGACGCTGCAGCAGATCATGGGGCACCAGATCGCCGAACTCGTGCGGCAGGTGCTCTTTCTCGTCGGCGCCGCGATCCTCCTCACGCTGCTTCACTGGCAGCTGATGCTGACGACGCTGACGGTCGCCCCCGTGGTCGTGCTCGCCGGCTTCGCGCTCGGCCGCCTTCTGCGGCGCCGGAGCACCGAGGTGCAGGATCGTCTCGCCGCCGCGCACGCGGTCGCGGACGAGGCCTTCGGCCAGATCGAGGTCGTGCAGGGGTTCGTGCGTGAGGAATGGGAGCGGGAGCGGTACCGTGCCGGGATTCGCACGGCGCTCGAGGCGGCGCTCTCGCGGGCGGTGGTGCGCGCGCTGCTCTTCGGCATCCTCACGGTCGTCGCCTTCGGCGGCATCGTCGTCGTCCTCTGGCAGGGCGGACGGCTCGTGCTGGCGGCGCAGATCACGGCGGGACAGCTGGTGTCGTTCCTCCTCTACGCCTTTTCCGTCGCGGCGGCGATCATGGCGCTCGCGTCGCTCTGGGGTTCGTACCAGGAGGCGCAGGGCGCCGCGCGGCGCGTCTTCGACCTCCTCGACCGCGAGAGCGAAATCGTGGACCCGGAAGCCCCGGAATCGATCTCGGGAGAAGGACCGCCGGAGATCGCCTTCGAGGGCGCCTCGTTCCGCTACGGCGAGAGCGAACCGTGGGCGCTGGAGGGGATTGGGGCGACGATCGCGCCCGGAGAAGTCGTCGCGCTCGTGGGCCCGAGCGGCGCCGGGAAGACGACCTTCGCATCACTCATCCCCCGCTTCTGGGACGTGACCGAGGGAAGGGTCCGCGTGCGCGGGACCGACGTTCGAGCCTGCGGCGTCGCGGAGCTGAGATCGCGGATCGGCATCGTGCCGCAGGACCACCCGCTCTTCGCGGGGACGATCGGCGAGAACATCGCGTACGGGCGGCTGGACGCGGACCGCGGGGCGATCGAGGCGGCGGCGGAGGCGGCGCATGCGCGCGAGTTCATCGACCGGCTGCCGGACGGCTACGACACACGGGTCGGCGAGCGCGGCGTCCGGCTCTCCGGCGGACAGCGTCAGCGGATCGCAATCGCCCGCGTCCTCCTCAAGGAACCCGAGATTCTCATCCTGGACGAGGCGACGAGCGGCCTCGACGCCGAGAGCGAGGCGCTGGTCGAGGAGGCGCTGCAACTCGCCTCCGCGGGGCGGACGACGGTCATCATCGCCCACCGCCTGCGCACGGTGCGGCGCGCCGACCGGCTCTTCGTTCTGGACCGGGGACGCCTCATCGACAGCGGTCCGCACGACGCGCTGATCGATCGCTGTGAACTCTATGCCCGCCTCTACGAGGGCCAGCAACTCGCCTAGCGGAGGAGGGCTTCGATCTCAGCCGTGAGGGATGCGGCGGTCTGGGGACCGAGGAGTTCCTTCCGGATCCATCCCTCCTGGTCCACGATCACCGTGGTCGGGAAGCCCACGGCCCCGAAGGTCCCGACCGCGTCATCCATCCCCATCATCCAGTTCGGGTATTCGACGCCGAACTCCTCGATGAAGGCACGGATCTCGCCGACGTCGCCGGAATCGACGGCGAGTCCGAGCATGACCACGGGCCGGCCGTCGTAGATGCGGGCAAGTTCCACGAGTTCCGGAAGCTCATCGCGGCACGGGAGGCACCAGGTACCCCAGAGGTTCGCGACGACGACATTGCCCCGCAGGTCGGGGAAGCTCGCCTCGCCGCCCTCCAGGGTGCGGAAGACGTCTTCGGGCGCCGGTTTCGCGCCCGAGGGCACGGCGTCCGTGTAGCTCACCGCAGCGCCGCCATCCGCCGCTTCTCCATCCGCCGCGTCGCCCCCCGGGCCGCACCCGTAGCCGGCCAGCCCGAGGAGGGCGACGGCACCCCGCCCGGTCAGCATCCCGCCGCCTCGTCGGTGCTCGATTCCTCGTCGGCGCTCGCTTCCCCGCCGGCACCCGGCGTCAGGACAACGCCGGGAAGCGCCCATGTCAGTTCGCCCTCGTCGACGACGAAGGTGCCGGCCACGAGCACGAAATCGACGCCCGACGGATACTGGTGCGGCTCGAAGAAGGTCGCGTGGTCCTGGAGCTCGTCGAGGTCGAGCACCGCGATGTCGGCGACGAGCCCCTCCCGTATGAGGCCGCGGTTCCGGATCCCCATGAGCTGCGCGGGAAGCGACGTCATCGAACGCACCGCGCTCTCCACCGACAGCACGTCCAGGTCCATCGCATACCGCTTGATCTTTCGCGGGAAGGTGCCGTAGAAGCGGGCGTGCACGGGTCCGTCGTCCGGGAGCGCGATCCCGGCGTCGGAGGCCGTCACGAGCCACGGATGGGCCGAGAACTCCTCGACATCGATCTCGGAGAGGGAGAAGCCGCGCAGGCGGGCGCCGCCCGGACGCGTGCGGTACCCTTCGAGTTGCAGGCGGATCGCCACGTCCACGGGGAACGCGTTCCACTCCGCCGCAAGCTCCGCTACCGTCTTTCCCACCAGCGTCTCGTCGGGATGGTCCATGACGACGAGGTTCTCCGGCCCGCCGCGGCGTCCGATCTCGTGGGCGATGTCGAGCCGCACCTCTTCGCTCCGCAGGGGATCGCCGAGCGCTTCCGTGAGCCGCGAAGCGTAGTCGACCGCCTCCCGGCTGCGCGGGCCGCCTCCGAATCCGCCGCCGGGGAAGATCCAGCGGGGGAGGAGTACCGTGCTCCCGTCGCTTCCCGTCGTATTGTACGGGTACTGGTCCGCCCAGATCGGCACGCCGCGCGCCCGGGCCCGCTCGATCAGGTCCACGAGCGCCCGCCCCGCTCCCCAGAAATCCGAGCCGCGGGCCTTGATGTGGGTCGCCACCGTCGTCACGCCCGTGCGCTCCGCGACTTCGATGTCCTCGATGATCGTCTCGATCATGGTCGGCGGCCCCGGATCGTCCTGGCTCGGCCAGAACCACATCGGCGTCATGCCGGAGCTGCGCTCGTGCACGATGTAGAGGCCGCCCCCGCGTCCCGCCGCCTCGACGAGGGGGAAGAGTTCGGAGGTTTCGCTCCAGATCCCCGGGAAGTACTCGAGCCCCGCGCTGAGCCCGTAGGCCCCCTCGGCCATGCCCTGCTCCACGAGTTCCGTCATCCGCTCGACTTCGGCCGGCGTCGAAGGGCGCATGACGTCGTCGCCCAGCGCCATCGCGCGGATCGTGTTGTGCCCGACCATGAGCGCCGCGTTGGGCCCGTGGCCGCGCGACTCCAGCCGTGCGCGCTGATCGGCGATCGGCCACGGCGATCGGCCGTCCTGGTTCACCACGACGGTCGTCACGCCCTGGCTCACGAGGTTCGGGGCGGCCCGGCGGCGCGCGCCCTCGCTGCCGGCATCTCCCGCCTCGTCGAGTCCCTGGTCCGCGTGCGAATGAATGTCGATGAATCCGGGGACGACGTAGCGGCCGTCGAGTTCGATCACGCGGCCGGCCGTGGCGTCGGCGAGGTCCCCGACCCGGGCGATGCGTCCGCCGCGGATCCCGACGTCGGCCCGATACCACGGATTCCCCGTGCCGTCCAGCACGCGTCCGCCTCGCAGCAGGATGTCGAATGCGGGCTCCTGCGCGGCGACGGTCGCCATGTGCAGGAACCCGAAGACGGCCGCAACAAGAAGCATGCGAAGGTCACGGCGGTTCATGGTCGCTCCCCCTGTGAGAGATCCCGGGTCGTGGGCCGCAAGCTAAGACAGGTCGCACACGAGTCCAACCGGAGGGTTTGGCGAGCGCCGCGCGACGGGGTAACATCGGCGGGCCATGAACGATCTTCTTCTGCGCGCGCTCGCGCGCGAACCCGTGGAGCGGACCCCGGTGTGGTTCATGCGGCAGGCGGGCCGCTCCCTCCCGGCCTACCGCGAACTTCGGCGGGCGCACGGGTTCCTCGAACTCGTGCGCGACCCGGAGGCGGCCGCGCAGGTCACGCGACTCCCGCTCGAGTACTTCGATGTGGACGCTCTCGTCCTCTTCATGGACCTGTCGACGCCGTTCGAGGCCGCCGGGATCGAGATCGAACTGAGGGCCGGCGTCGGGCCCGTTCCCCTGCCCCCCTGGGGCGGCCTCGAGGATGTGGACCGCCTGCGTCCCTTCGAGCCGCGGGAGCGACTAGACTTCGTGCTCGAAGCGATCCGCCTCCTCGCGGCGGACGAGGCGCGCCCGATCCTCGGCTTCGTGGGGGCCCCCTTCACCCTGTGCTCGTACCTCACGCGCGGCACGCGCGACAGCCGGCTCGCCCAGCTTCGGGCCTTCATCCTCCGGTCTCCCGGACTCTGGGACCGGCTCGCGGGGTTTTGGGCAGAGCACCTGGCGGAGTTCGCGATCGCGCAGCACGAGGCCGGCGCCGGCGCGATCCAGGTGTTCGATTCGTGGTCGGGCATCCTTGCTCCGGACAGCTACCGGACACACGTGCTCCCGTACTCACGCCGCCTGCTGGAGCGCCTCCGCGAGAGGGGCGTCCCCACCGTGCACTACGGCGCGACGCACGCCGCGGTAGCGGAGGCGGGAGGCGATGCGATCAGCGTCGATTGGCGCACACCCCTCGACGAGGCATGGAAGATCGTCGGCCCGGAGCGCGCGATCCAGGGGAACCTCGACCCGGCCTGCGTTCTCGCGGGCGAGGAGGCGGCGCGCGCGGCGACGCGCGACGTGCTGCGCCGGGCAGGCGGCAGGCCCGGCCACGTCTTCAACCTCGGACACGGCCTCCACCCGGACTCCGATCCGGCGGTGATCGCCGCCGTCGTCGACGAGGTGCGACGCTGGAGTCCGCCGGACGAGAACTGCTGAGGACGTTGCCCGCGGGAACGCCGGCCGGCGGGATGGCGCTATGCGTGCGCGGCGAGACGCTCCGCCACCGACTCGGCTTCGGCGATTCGACTCGATATCCCCAGCCGTCCCGTGTAGCCGGCGGCGAGCGTGATGCCCGGAGGAAGATCGAGTCCGTCCAGCGCCGTCCACGAGCCGTCATACGCCGGGAGCCGCGGCCGGGCCGTGCAGAGCGGGGCCGCCGCCACCCCGTGGATCGCCTCGTACTCCTCGGCCGCGGTCCGCTCGACTCTGGCTGAATTCCATGCAGCCAGATCAGGGTCGAGGCCGCCGCCCAGGTAGGCCGTGCAGAGGCCGTCGCGCCCGAACAGCGAGGCGTTCCACGTCACGCCGCGCGTGCGCCACCGTTCCCCCAGCGCGACCTGGAACCCGAACCCTTCCGGCGCGCCCTCCACTTCCAGCGGCACCACGGCCACGCGGTGATACCGCAGCTCCGCGAGGCGGTCGGCGGCCGCGGGGGCGACCGGCCTCAGAAGCTCCGCCGCGACGGGCGCCGGCGTCGCGATCACTACGTGGTCCACGGCTTCGGAGTCCGGGCGGACGCCCCCCTGACCGATCTCGAACCGCCGGCCGGAGCGGCGGATCTCCTCGACCGGGGCGGACACGCGGACCCGTTCCGCATGCCGGCGCGCAATCGCGCGCGGGAGCGTGCCCATGCCCTCCCGAAAGGTGAAGGCGGGCGGCGTGGCGTCGGGCTCCCGGCGCTGCGCCGCGGCGAGCAGACTGCGCTTCACACCGAGCGGTCCGAGGAACATCGGAAGGACCCGCGCCGCCGGCATCGTCTCCGGGTCCGAGCCGAAGGTCGCGGAAACCAGGGGGCCGAAGAGTCGGGCGTACGCCTGGCGGCCGAGCTTGCGGCTGAAGTAGCGGGCCACGGACTCCTGCGGCCGAATCCCCCCGGTGAGGGGTTCGAGGGCGGTGCGGGCGCGTCCGGCCAGCGAGAGCAGATCGCCCGTCAGGAGCCCGCGCGGCCGGGTCGGTACGACCCGCAGGCGGCCGCGGGCCCAGATGAACAGCCGCGCTCCGGGCCGCGCCTCCAGGATCTTCCCCCGAAGCTCCAGTTCATCGACGAGTCGCCGCACGGGAGGCGAAAGCCGCGTACGCTGGGGGCCGAGTTCGACGACCCCACCGTCGTGACGGGCGGTGCGGATCACCCCGCCGACGTCGTGGGCTCCCTCGAAGAGAATCGAGTCGACACCACGCCGCGCGAGGGCGTGCGTGAGCGCCAGCCCCGTGATCCCTCCGCCGATGATTCCGACCCGCATGCCTCCCCCTTCCGGCCTCCCGCGAGGAAGCGGCCACCCTTCGAACCCTCTCGCGCCGGGAGGCGGCAACGTTCCGAACCCTCCCGGCGCGGGCAAGCGGGGGACCGCGCCGATATGTTCGAGCGATGGCGAACTCCGAACCCCGACCCGCCGTCCTCCTCCTGAATTTCGGCGAACCGGGAGGAGCGGACCCGGGCGCCGTCACCCGCTTCCTGGAGCGGATCTTCCTGGCGAACGCGCGGCTGGAGCCGCACGTGGACACGGCAGCGGCCCGTGCGCGAAGTCGCGAACTCGCGCGGCGGCGGACGCCCGGTCTGCTCGAGGTCTACGAAAGGATCGGCGGCTCACCGCTCGACCGTCAGGCGGAGGCGCAGGGCGCCGCGCTCGACCGGGCGCTGAAGGTCCGCGGCCACCCGATGAGCGTGGCCGTGGGGATGCAGTTCACCGAGCCGTCGATCGAGGAAGCGCTGCGCCGCCTGCGCGATACCGGAGCCCCGGCGCTCGTGCCCCTGCCGGTGTACCCGCTGTGCGGTCCTTCGACCACCGTCGCGGCGCTGGACGAAGTCGAGCGGGCGCTCGAGCGTATCGGGTGGCGCCCCGAGGTGCGCGGCGTGACCGGGTGGCATCGTCATCCCCGCTACGCGCGCCTTCGCGCCGAGGCGATCCGCCGCACCGCCGCGGAAGCCGGGTGGAGCCTGACCGACCCGGGCGTCCGCCTCGTGTTCAGCGCCCACGGCACCCCGCTTCGGTACATCGAAGAGGGCAGCCGCTACGTGGAATACGTCGAGGAGTGGTGCGCGACTCAGGCGCGCGCGCTCGGCGTGGAGGCGTGGACGCTCGGCTACCAGAACCACTCGAACCGACGGATCGAATGGACGCCGCCGGACATCGAGACGGCGCTGGAGTCCCTCCCGGGCGTCGCGAAGATCCTCGTCGACCCCATCAGCTTCATGCACGAGCAGTCCG
This is a stretch of genomic DNA from Candidatus Palauibacter polyketidifaciens. It encodes these proteins:
- a CDS encoding COX15/CtaA family protein, encoding MPSPSVQSMPRRHARIIAAWLLVGCTLVAATLVVGGVTRLTGSGLSMVDWEPVSGVVPPLSAEGWEREFAAYRDSPEYRLVNRGMSLADFKRIFWFEYAHRLLGRVIGLVFIIPFAVFLLRRMIPPSLIPRLLLLLALGGAQGLLGWWMVQSGLVDIPRVSPYRLTAHLSLAVLVYALTLWTALSLLRPAAENGGLEPTSGAGLPRGSAGLPRGSTVVLGLAALTLLSGGFVAGLDAGLVYNTFPTMGDGWIPPDLFGASPWWLSPFEDRTTAQFNHRVLAMVLLGGVTALWWACARRAPAPARTWAHAGFAAAWAQAVLGVATLLLFVPIPLAALHQANALVLVTALLGLTFELRR
- a CDS encoding ABC transporter transmembrane domain-containing protein produces the protein MSDSGRRGRSRISLFALKRLAPRLRAHRPALVGAGVCLLLSTAIGLAFPLIVRYLMDAAFGNGDAALLGTIALGLLGLFALQGVFNFGETYWLGATGERVVTQLRDELFSRLVALPPGFHAGRTSGELTSRLASDCSTLQQIMGHQIAELVRQVLFLVGAAILLTLLHWQLMLTTLTVAPVVVLAGFALGRLLRRRSTEVQDRLAAAHAVADEAFGQIEVVQGFVREEWERERYRAGIRTALEAALSRAVVRALLFGILTVVAFGGIVVVLWQGGRLVLAAQITAGQLVSFLLYAFSVAAAIMALASLWGSYQEAQGAARRVFDLLDRESEIVDPEAPESISGEGPPEIAFEGASFRYGESEPWALEGIGATIAPGEVVALVGPSGAGKTTFASLIPRFWDVTEGRVRVRGTDVRACGVAELRSRIGIVPQDHPLFAGTIGENIAYGRLDADRGAIEAAAEAAHAREFIDRLPDGYDTRVGERGVRLSGGQRQRIAIARVLLKEPEILILDEATSGLDAESEALVEEALQLASAGRTTVIIAHRLRTVRRADRLFVLDRGRLIDSGPHDALIDRCELYARLYEGQQLA
- a CDS encoding TlpA disulfide reductase family protein → MLTGRGAVALLGLAGYGCGPGGDAADGEAADGGAAVSYTDAVPSGAKPAPEDVFRTLEGGEASFPDLRGNVVVANLWGTWCLPCRDELPELVELARIYDGRPVVMLGLAVDSGDVGEIRAFIEEFGVEYPNWMMGMDDAVGTFGAVGFPTTVIVDQEGWIRKELLGPQTAASLTAEIEALLR
- a CDS encoding amidohydrolase family protein — its product is MNRRDLRMLLVAAVFGFLHMATVAAQEPAFDILLRGGRVLDGTGNPWYRADVGIRGGRIARVGDLADATAGRVIELDGRYVVPGFIDIHSHADQGLDEAGDAGSEGARRRAAPNLVSQGVTTVVVNQDGRSPWPIADQRARLESRGHGPNAALMVGHNTIRAMALGDDVMRPSTPAEVERMTELVEQGMAEGAYGLSAGLEYFPGIWSETSELFPLVEAAGRGGGLYIVHERSSGMTPMWFWPSQDDPGPPTMIETIIEDIEVAERTGVTTVATHIKARGSDFWGAGRALVDLIERARARGVPIWADQYPYNTTGSDGSTVLLPRWIFPGGGFGGGPRSREAVDYASRLTEALGDPLRSEEVRLDIAHEIGRRGGPENLVVMDHPDETLVGKTVAELAAEWNAFPVDVAIRLQLEGYRTRPGGARLRGFSLSEIDVEEFSAHPWLVTASDAGIALPDDGPVHARFYGTFPRKIKRYAMDLDVLSVESAVRSMTSLPAQLMGIRNRGLIREGLVADIAVLDLDELQDHATFFEPHQYPSGVDFVLVAGTFVVDEGELTWALPGVVLTPGAGGEASADEESSTDEAAGC
- the hemE gene encoding uroporphyrinogen decarboxylase is translated as MNDLLLRALAREPVERTPVWFMRQAGRSLPAYRELRRAHGFLELVRDPEAAAQVTRLPLEYFDVDALVLFMDLSTPFEAAGIEIELRAGVGPVPLPPWGGLEDVDRLRPFEPRERLDFVLEAIRLLAADEARPILGFVGAPFTLCSYLTRGTRDSRLAQLRAFILRSPGLWDRLAGFWAEHLAEFAIAQHEAGAGAIQVFDSWSGILAPDSYRTHVLPYSRRLLERLRERGVPTVHYGATHAAVAEAGGDAISVDWRTPLDEAWKIVGPERAIQGNLDPACVLAGEEAARAATRDVLRRAGGRPGHVFNLGHGLHPDSDPAVIAAVVDEVRRWSPPDENC
- the hemG gene encoding protoporphyrinogen oxidase, producing the protein MRVGIIGGGITGLALTHALARRGVDSILFEGAHDVGGVIRTARHDGGVVELGPQRTRLSPPVRRLVDELELRGKILEARPGARLFIWARGRLRVVPTRPRGLLTGDLLSLAGRARTALEPLTGGIRPQESVARYFSRKLGRQAYARLFGPLVSATFGSDPETMPAARVLPMFLGPLGVKRSLLAAAQRREPDATPPAFTFREGMGTLPRAIARRHAERVRVSAPVEEIRRSGRRFEIGQGGVRPDSEAVDHVVIATPAPVAAELLRPVAPAAADRLAELRYHRVAVVPLEVEGAPEGFGFQVALGERWRTRGVTWNASLFGRDGLCTAYLGGGLDPDLAAWNSARVERTAAEEYEAIHGVAAAPLCTARPRLPAYDGSWTALDGLDLPPGITLAAGYTGRLGISSRIAEAESVAERLAAHA
- the hemH gene encoding ferrochelatase, which encodes MANSEPRPAVLLLNFGEPGGADPGAVTRFLERIFLANARLEPHVDTAAARARSRELARRRTPGLLEVYERIGGSPLDRQAEAQGAALDRALKVRGHPMSVAVGMQFTEPSIEEALRRLRDTGAPALVPLPVYPLCGPSTTVAALDEVERALERIGWRPEVRGVTGWHRHPRYARLRAEAIRRTAAEAGWSLTDPGVRLVFSAHGTPLRYIEEGSRYVEYVEEWCATQARALGVEAWTLGYQNHSNRRIEWTPPDIETALESLPGVAKILVDPISFMHEQSETLMELDVDLAGHAAGLGLEFRRVPVPHDDGAFAEVLADLALAALGLDLPALPPRTSCRCRPGTEVCFNGEPVA